From Microcystis aeruginosa NIES-2549, a single genomic window includes:
- a CDS encoding ArnT family glycosyltransferase: MKSRKGLISVKQAYLKILSVILVLAIIGLSVVGNYGITWDEPIEVDMVNHNLEYIRENKPISEMSRHYGFYFNYISQLIYETKENFFPATPNLPPNPTDKEEWLSRIWQITRVKHVVTFLFSLITYLSVVGIVAILAGIESAWLGALILALFPAFWGHSFFNPKDIPFAAMFTLGTFAGSLLLDKYFRSENQAIKLGFNRLTVYSCLYGVLAGLITGIRIGGFFILFYLIFAHLVARWDLKTLPKTLWRFLPLYAVIIIFWAITTYIVHPAAWRDPITWFIEAITLMSKYNIWDNTVLFDGQNIPGRSLPWYYLPRLFSLTTPVLLQIAALVGVIGILTKMTKLTPTQRACALITVLQAFLLPTVAILRQSTLYDGIRHFLFVIPALAAIATTVIIWTYHKLKQKSIKIFLTTLLILNFSLIVHDMISLHPYEYTYYNRAYGGLKAAHGQQETDYWGLSLKEGMEWLNQNAAANSTIVVAGPMFAAEMVENHQRNFTMIYRDDFAWGKAPDPDYYMGLSRYDYFQAFPHCPTVHAVQRQETPLTIIKHCRQP; the protein is encoded by the coding sequence ATGAAGTCTAGAAAAGGGTTAATCTCGGTCAAGCAAGCTTATCTAAAAATTCTATCGGTGATCCTAGTTCTGGCGATAATTGGTTTATCGGTAGTAGGAAACTATGGTATCACTTGGGACGAACCGATCGAAGTGGATATGGTCAATCATAATCTCGAATATATCCGAGAAAACAAGCCCATATCAGAAATGTCGCGTCATTACGGCTTTTATTTTAACTACATATCCCAACTTATCTATGAAACCAAAGAAAATTTTTTCCCTGCTACCCCCAATCTTCCCCCCAATCCCACCGATAAGGAGGAATGGCTATCGAGGATCTGGCAAATAACCCGGGTTAAGCACGTTGTCACCTTTCTTTTTTCCCTGATTACCTATCTATCGGTGGTGGGAATCGTCGCTATCCTAGCAGGAATCGAATCTGCTTGGTTAGGTGCGCTAATTTTAGCCCTATTTCCCGCTTTTTGGGGTCATAGCTTCTTTAATCCCAAAGATATTCCCTTTGCAGCCATGTTCACCCTCGGAACCTTCGCCGGTTCCCTATTGCTAGATAAATATTTTCGATCCGAAAATCAGGCTATTAAACTAGGATTTAACCGTTTAACCGTTTATTCTTGTCTCTACGGGGTTCTCGCTGGTTTAATCACCGGAATTCGCATCGGTGGCTTTTTTATCCTCTTTTATCTCATCTTCGCCCATCTGGTGGCCCGATGGGATCTCAAAACCCTCCCCAAAACTCTCTGGCGTTTTCTGCCCCTATACGCAGTTATTATAATTTTTTGGGCAATAACAACCTATATAGTCCATCCTGCCGCTTGGAGAGACCCGATTACTTGGTTTATCGAAGCGATAACCCTCATGTCAAAGTATAACATCTGGGATAATACGGTTCTCTTTGACGGTCAAAATATCCCCGGTCGTTCCCTACCGTGGTACTATCTACCCCGGCTATTTTCCCTCACCACCCCCGTCCTCCTGCAAATCGCCGCCCTGGTCGGTGTAATTGGGATTTTGACAAAAATGACCAAATTAACGCCAACCCAGCGTGCTTGCGCCCTAATCACCGTACTCCAAGCGTTTTTACTGCCTACCGTTGCTATCCTGCGTCAATCTACTCTCTACGACGGCATCCGTCACTTTTTATTTGTCATTCCCGCCCTAGCAGCGATCGCAACTACGGTCATTATTTGGACATACCATAAACTCAAACAAAAGTCAATAAAAATCTTTCTCACTACCCTGCTAATCCTCAACTTTAGCCTCATTGTCCACGACATGATTAGCCTACATCCCTACGAATACACCTACTATAATCGCGCCTACGGAGGCTTAAAAGCTGCCCACGGTCAACAGGAAACCGATTACTGGGGATTAAGTCTCAAAGAGGGGATGGAATGGCTTAATCAAAATGCCGCCGCTAACTCTACCATTGTCGTTGCCGGTCCGATGTTTGCGGCAGAAATGGTAGAGAATCACCAACGAAACTTTACGATGATCTATCGAGATGACTTTGCTTGGGGAAAAGCTCCCGACCCCGATTATTACATGGGTTTATCCCGATACGATTATTTCCAAGCTTTCCCCCATTGTCCCACTGTTCACGCCGTCCAACGCCAAGAAACCCCCCTAACTATCATTAAACATTGTCGTCAGCCATGA
- a CDS encoding glycosyltransferase family 2 protein, translating to MIEMTSIPPISLQNYRIAAIIPCHNEELTIAKVVSQFQTFLPEAAIYVYNNRSSDDTVTEALKAGAIVRQEIQPGKGNVVRRMFADIEADIYILIDGDDTYEIAAVRRLIERMLGEQLDMVVGARREAVKSSQAYRPGHRAGNLFLTGFVKFLFGARLIDMLSGYRVFSRRFVKSFPALSNGFEIETELTIHALELKIPFAEEPTLYGERPEGSQSKLKTFQDGWRVLGTAILLFKEIRPFLFFSLVSLILALISLLLAIPVLFEYLETGLVPRFPTAILSASIMLLAFLSLTCGMILDSVSRGRKEMKRMAYLANSWPKG from the coding sequence ATGATCGAAATGACCTCTATTCCGCCGATTTCCCTGCAAAACTACCGTATCGCCGCGATTATTCCCTGTCACAACGAAGAACTAACAATCGCTAAAGTTGTCTCCCAATTCCAAACTTTTTTGCCAGAAGCGGCAATTTATGTTTATAACAACCGCTCTAGCGATGATACCGTGACCGAAGCACTGAAAGCGGGGGCGATCGTTCGTCAGGAAATCCAGCCGGGGAAAGGCAATGTTGTCCGGCGGATGTTTGCCGATATCGAGGCCGATATCTATATTCTTATTGATGGCGATGATACCTACGAAATTGCGGCAGTACGTCGCTTAATTGAACGAATGCTGGGGGAACAATTGGATATGGTCGTCGGTGCGCGTCGGGAAGCGGTAAAATCCTCCCAGGCTTATCGTCCGGGTCATCGCGCTGGTAATCTATTTTTAACAGGATTCGTGAAATTTCTGTTTGGAGCGCGTTTAATCGATATGCTCTCCGGTTATCGCGTCTTTTCCCGTCGTTTCGTCAAATCTTTTCCCGCTTTATCCAATGGTTTCGAGATTGAAACCGAGTTAACTATCCACGCTTTAGAATTAAAAATTCCCTTCGCTGAAGAACCAACCCTCTACGGGGAACGTCCCGAGGGTTCCCAAAGTAAGTTAAAAACCTTTCAAGATGGCTGGCGGGTATTGGGAACCGCTATCCTACTATTTAAAGAAATTCGTCCTTTTCTCTTTTTTAGCCTTGTCTCGCTGATTTTGGCGCTTATTTCCCTCCTCTTAGCGATCCCCGTCCTGTTTGAATACCTCGAAACCGGCCTAGTACCACGTTTTCCCACCGCTATTTTATCGGCCTCGATCATGCTTTTAGCCTTTTTAAGTTTGACCTGTGGCATGATCCTCGATTCCGTCTCCCGGGGACGAAAAGAGATGAAACGAATGGCTTATCTAGCTAACAGTTGGCCAAAAGGTTAG
- a CDS encoding DUF1815 family protein, with protein sequence MFKRLAEQHRQLVKDLVMDLQALAIALENQGYLASCYTCGGQMNSASFMVGLGETHLIRFLVSDYGITWTEMRDDRELMKLEGAEAISQLEELANLIKYQISPAEFIGKKPSSVLQQLQTI encoded by the coding sequence GTGTTTAAACGACTTGCAGAACAGCATCGCCAACTGGTCAAAGACTTAGTCATGGATTTACAGGCCTTAGCGATCGCATTGGAAAATCAAGGTTATCTAGCATCTTGCTACACCTGTGGCGGTCAAATGAACAGCGCATCCTTTATGGTGGGATTGGGTGAAACCCATCTAATTCGGTTTCTCGTGTCCGATTACGGCATCACTTGGACAGAAATGCGGGACGACCGAGAGTTAATGAAACTCGAAGGTGCGGAAGCCATCAGCCAACTAGAGGAATTAGCCAATCTGATTAAATATCAAATTTCGCCAGCGGAGTTTATTGGCAAAAAACCCTCCTCCGTGCTGCAACAGTTACAGACGATTTAA
- the rpe gene encoding ribulose-phosphate 3-epimerase, protein MTQNGSSKSIVVSPSILSADFSKLGADIEAVDKAGADWIHVDVMDGRFVPNITIGPLIVSAIRPYTKKPLDVHLMIVEPEKYVADFAKAGADIISVHAEHNASPHLHRTLCQIRELGKQAGVVLNPSTPLDLIEYVLHLCDLVLIMSVNPGFGGQSFIPEVVPKIRQLRQMCDERGLDPWIEVDGGLKPANTWQVLEAGANAIVAGSAVFNAPDYAAAIEGIRNSKRPQPQLATV, encoded by the coding sequence ATGACCCAAAACGGAAGCTCGAAGTCGATCGTTGTCTCTCCCTCGATCCTATCGGCGGATTTTAGTAAATTAGGAGCCGATATCGAGGCTGTGGATAAGGCAGGAGCCGATTGGATTCACGTTGATGTGATGGATGGTCGTTTTGTCCCGAATATCACCATTGGACCCCTGATTGTCTCCGCTATTCGTCCCTATACGAAAAAACCTTTAGATGTGCATTTAATGATCGTCGAACCAGAAAAATATGTGGCTGACTTTGCGAAAGCGGGTGCTGACATTATTTCTGTTCACGCTGAACATAATGCTTCTCCCCACCTTCATCGTACTCTTTGTCAGATCCGCGAACTCGGTAAACAAGCGGGTGTGGTATTAAATCCCTCCACTCCCTTAGATTTAATCGAATATGTGCTGCATTTGTGCGATTTAGTCCTAATTATGAGCGTTAACCCCGGTTTTGGTGGCCAGAGTTTTATCCCGGAAGTTGTCCCCAAAATCCGTCAATTACGCCAAATGTGCGATGAAAGAGGCTTGGATCCCTGGATTGAAGTGGATGGCGGCTTGAAACCGGCTAATACTTGGCAAGTTCTCGAAGCGGGTGCTAATGCGATCGTAGCAGGTTCGGCGGTATTTAATGCCCCCGATTACGCGGCGGCGATCGAAGGTATCCGTAACAGCAAACGTCCCCAACCTCAATTAGCCACGGTTTAA
- the hisN gene encoding histidinol-phosphatase: MNIDRTIQLAHQLADASGEIIRRYFRQPHLETETKLEQVSSIVTIADQEAEEAMVAIIQRELPEDGVIREEGANIPSQSGRYWVLDPIDGTSSFVKGLPIFGTLIGLVAENQPILGIVDQPILGDRWLGVKGKASLYNNQMIVNPYRQDRELVLKNACLASTTPLMFITERQQAIARQLQSVCKRTAFGGDCYNYMMLATGCTAMPMVILESDLKYYDFCALIPIIEGAGGIISDWSGNPLKADSSEVLAVSNSGLWRQVLEQISRVG, translated from the coding sequence ATGAATATCGATCGCACTATCCAACTAGCTCATCAATTAGCGGACGCGTCTGGAGAGATTATCCGGCGCTATTTTCGGCAGCCCCATCTAGAAACCGAGACCAAACTCGAGCAAGTTTCCTCAATAGTAACAATCGCCGATCAAGAAGCTGAGGAGGCGATGGTGGCGATTATTCAGCGAGAATTACCCGAAGATGGGGTTATTCGGGAAGAAGGAGCCAATATTCCCTCCCAAAGTGGTCGTTATTGGGTGTTGGATCCGATCGATGGCACATCCTCTTTTGTCAAAGGATTGCCGATTTTTGGAACTTTAATCGGCCTAGTGGCAGAAAATCAACCGATTTTAGGAATTGTCGATCAACCGATTTTAGGCGATCGCTGGTTAGGAGTGAAGGGAAAAGCCAGTCTTTATAATAACCAGATGATTGTTAATCCCTATCGTCAGGATCGGGAACTTGTCTTAAAAAATGCCTGTTTAGCCTCCACCACTCCCTTAATGTTTATCACAGAACGACAACAGGCGATCGCTCGTCAGCTGCAAAGCGTCTGTAAACGTACCGCTTTTGGGGGTGATTGTTATAACTATATGATGTTAGCCACTGGCTGCACTGCCATGCCGATGGTAATCCTAGAATCAGACCTGAAATACTACGATTTTTGTGCTTTAATCCCGATTATTGAAGGTGCGGGCGGAATAATTAGCGATTGGTCTGGTAATCCCCTAAAAGCTGATTCTAGCGAAGTTTTAGCCGTCTCTAATTCGGGTTTATGGCGGCAGGTTTTAGAACAAATCAGCAGAGTGGGTTAG
- the hypF gene encoding carbamoyltransferase HypF gives MNNQSIQSDQRLALIVRGAVQGVGFRPFVYRLATELNLTGWVNNTAAGVFIEVEGNRDKLETFLNRLSLEKPPQSLIENIENQWLNPIGYQNFSIRPSSGGEKNTIVLPDLATCPDCLADIFDPNNRRYRYPFTNCTNCGPRYSIIESLPYDRSATTMRDFNQCPECQREYENPLDRRFHAQPNACPSCGPQISLLDSQGSVLAEKDQALIATARAIKQGKIIAIKGLGGFHLVVDAKNTEAVQKLRQRKQRPDKPFAVMYPNLELVKNHGYVSSLESQLLQSPAAAIVLIKQRKNYLSPSVSPGNPYLGVMLPYTPLHHLLLAELGFPIVATSGNLADEPICIEEKEALEKLGKIADLFLVHNRPIVRPVDDSIIREMAGKAMILRRARGYAPFPVKVNEGDFTPILAVGSYFKNTVAIYQKNQVFISQHIGDLDTVNAVNHFENILDSLKKLYEFAPEVIACDAHPEYLATKYAYSLNLPVIPIQHHYAHVLSCMAEHQLQPPVLGVAWDGTGYGLDGTIWGGEFIHIAADSWQRVAHFKPWPLPGGEKAVKEPRRVALGLLEVMENTDRIKSAFSEQEWSIFRQMLTRKINCPLTSSVGRLFDGVAAILGLCYQLSFEGQGAMQLEFALEGIKTEEYYHFSLSADSPIVIDWNQIILGVVEDLEKPVQIGIIAAKFHNSLSEIIVEIAHQIGREKILLTGGCFQNRYLTERTINRLQASGFQPYWQQTVPTNDGGISLGQIIGAFSELKRF, from the coding sequence ATGAATAATCAGAGCATTCAATCCGATCAGCGATTAGCTTTAATTGTGCGCGGAGCAGTACAAGGGGTCGGTTTTCGTCCTTTTGTTTATCGATTAGCAACGGAATTAAACCTAACTGGTTGGGTGAATAATACAGCAGCGGGAGTTTTTATTGAAGTCGAGGGCAATCGAGACAAACTAGAAACTTTTTTGAATCGATTATCTTTAGAAAAACCACCTCAATCGCTAATTGAAAATATTGAGAATCAATGGTTAAATCCTATCGGTTATCAAAACTTTAGCATACGTCCTAGCAGCGGCGGTGAAAAAAATACAATTGTTCTGCCCGATTTAGCCACTTGTCCCGATTGTTTAGCCGATATTTTTGACCCTAATAATCGTCGTTATCGCTATCCTTTTACTAACTGCACTAACTGCGGTCCTCGCTACAGTATTATCGAGAGTTTACCCTATGATCGCAGTGCCACAACTATGAGGGATTTTAATCAGTGTCCCGAATGTCAAAGGGAATACGAAAACCCTCTGGATCGCCGTTTTCATGCCCAACCGAATGCCTGTCCTAGTTGCGGACCCCAAATTAGTCTTTTAGATAGTCAAGGCTCTGTATTAGCGGAAAAAGATCAAGCTTTAATCGCTACTGCTAGAGCAATTAAACAGGGAAAAATTATAGCGATCAAAGGGTTAGGAGGATTTCACCTAGTTGTCGATGCAAAAAATACGGAAGCAGTGCAAAAATTGCGACAACGTAAACAGCGACCAGATAAGCCTTTTGCCGTGATGTATCCTAATCTTGAGTTAGTGAAAAACCACGGTTATGTATCTTCTTTAGAATCGCAATTATTGCAGTCTCCTGCTGCGGCAATCGTCCTGATTAAACAAAGAAAAAATTATCTTTCTCCTTCGGTTTCTCCGGGTAATCCCTATCTAGGAGTCATGTTACCCTATACTCCCCTGCATCATCTTTTATTAGCAGAATTAGGCTTTCCTATTGTAGCAACCAGTGGTAATCTAGCCGATGAACCTATCTGTATTGAGGAAAAAGAAGCTTTAGAAAAATTAGGAAAAATCGCCGATTTATTTCTAGTTCATAATCGTCCCATAGTTCGACCAGTGGATGACTCTATTATCAGGGAAATGGCGGGAAAAGCGATGATTTTGCGCCGTGCGCGGGGATATGCTCCCTTTCCAGTTAAAGTTAATGAGGGAGATTTTACCCCGATTCTGGCCGTGGGAAGTTATTTTAAAAATACCGTGGCTATCTACCAAAAAAATCAAGTTTTTATTAGTCAACATATCGGCGATTTAGATACGGTTAATGCTGTCAATCATTTTGAAAATATCCTCGATAGTTTAAAAAAATTATACGAGTTTGCACCCGAAGTTATTGCCTGTGATGCTCATCCTGAATATCTAGCAACCAAGTACGCTTATAGCTTAAATTTGCCCGTTATTCCCATTCAACACCATTACGCTCACGTTTTATCCTGCATGGCAGAACATCAGCTACAACCTCCAGTTTTAGGGGTTGCTTGGGATGGAACAGGATACGGTTTAGACGGCACAATTTGGGGGGGAGAATTTATCCATATTGCTGCCGATTCTTGGCAGCGCGTCGCCCATTTTAAACCCTGGCCATTACCCGGAGGAGAAAAAGCAGTTAAAGAACCCAGACGAGTAGCTTTAGGATTACTAGAAGTTATGGAAAATACTGATAGGATAAAATCAGCTTTTAGTGAACAGGAATGGTCTATTTTTAGGCAAATGTTAACCAGAAAAATTAATTGTCCTTTAACTTCTAGTGTCGGACGTTTGTTTGATGGTGTGGCGGCGATTCTAGGTTTATGTTATCAATTAAGTTTTGAGGGACAGGGAGCAATGCAGTTAGAATTTGCCCTTGAAGGCATTAAAACGGAAGAATATTATCATTTTTCTTTATCCGCCGACTCCCCCATAGTTATTGATTGGAATCAGATAATTTTAGGAGTTGTTGAAGATTTAGAAAAACCAGTACAAATCGGCATAATTGCCGCTAAATTTCATAATAGTTTAAGTGAGATTATTGTAGAAATTGCTCACCAAATAGGTAGAGAAAAAATTCTCCTGACGGGAGGCTGTTTTCAAAATCGTTATCTAACGGAAAGAACAATTAATCGCCTACAAGCTTCGGGATTTCAACCCTACTGGCAGCAAACTGTCCCCACTAATGATGGTGGTATTAGCCTTGGTCAAATTATCGGGGCTTTTTCTGAACTTAAACGGTTCTAG
- a CDS encoding diflavin flavoprotein produces the protein MNNAIVKPRDVQVAPIAADTFVFRSRTWDRLKFEIEYGLQKGTTANSYLIKGEKVALFDPPGESFSDIFLEALTKRIDPKTIDYIILGHVNPNRAVTLKALLEIAPQVTFVCSNPGAISLTKILETEALNLFVVKGEEILNLGANHQLEFIPTPNPRFPDQLCTYDSKTDILYTDKLFGAHVCGDQIFDEGWSVYNEDRRYYFDCLMAPYASQISNALEKLAAKSPLFYAVGHGPLVRYAMHELTLSYQQWLAVQKSQELTIALIYASAYGNTATLAQAIAMGITKAAVAVTAINAEFAEPDEIKTAIEKSVGFIFGSPTLGGHAPTPIQTALGITLSNGDKSKLVGVFGSYGWSGEAIDLLEGKFRDGGYRFGFEPIRVKFKPTEAVLKTCEEAGTDFAQAVKKARKSRQPKTNVNQSQSDRRSQSLGRLVGSLCIVTCELGELRGAMLASWVSQATFTPPGLTIAVAKERAIESLLYSGTPFVLNILQEGQHLALMKHFLKPFSPGEDRFAHIETTKAENGGPILAEALAYLECRVEQRMECGDHWLIYAIAEKGRVLHQGLTAIHHRKSGSYY, from the coding sequence ATGAATAATGCAATTGTCAAACCGAGAGATGTACAAGTAGCACCGATAGCCGCCGATACTTTTGTCTTTCGTTCCCGCACTTGGGACCGGTTAAAATTCGAGATCGAATACGGATTACAAAAGGGAACCACCGCCAATAGTTATCTGATTAAAGGTGAAAAGGTCGCTCTTTTTGATCCACCGGGAGAATCATTCTCGGATATATTTTTAGAGGCTTTAACTAAAAGAATCGATCCGAAAACTATTGATTATATTATCCTCGGTCACGTTAACCCCAATCGTGCCGTCACCCTCAAGGCACTTTTAGAAATCGCTCCTCAAGTCACTTTTGTTTGTTCTAATCCGGGGGCAATTTCCCTGACAAAAATTCTCGAAACCGAAGCATTAAATCTGTTCGTTGTCAAGGGGGAAGAAATATTAAATTTAGGAGCAAATCATCAATTAGAATTTATCCCCACTCCTAACCCCAGATTTCCCGATCAACTCTGTACCTACGACAGCAAAACTGATATTCTCTACACCGATAAATTATTCGGAGCGCACGTTTGTGGCGACCAAATTTTTGATGAGGGTTGGAGCGTTTATAACGAAGATCGGCGTTATTATTTTGATTGTCTCATGGCTCCCTATGCCAGCCAAATTAGCAACGCTTTGGAGAAATTAGCCGCTAAATCGCCCTTATTTTATGCTGTTGGTCACGGTCCGTTGGTGCGTTACGCGATGCACGAATTGACCCTTTCCTATCAACAATGGTTAGCAGTACAAAAGTCCCAAGAGTTGACAATCGCCCTGATTTATGCTAGTGCCTACGGCAACACCGCCACCCTCGCTCAAGCGATCGCCATGGGGATCACGAAAGCGGCAGTAGCAGTCACGGCGATTAATGCCGAGTTCGCTGAACCAGACGAGATCAAAACGGCGATCGAAAAAAGTGTCGGTTTTATCTTTGGTTCCCCCACTTTGGGAGGACACGCACCGACTCCCATCCAAACCGCCTTGGGGATTACCCTGTCCAATGGCGATAAAAGCAAGCTGGTGGGGGTTTTTGGCTCCTACGGTTGGAGTGGGGAAGCGATCGATCTTTTGGAAGGTAAATTCCGGGATGGCGGTTATCGCTTCGGTTTTGAGCCAATTCGGGTTAAATTTAAGCCCACAGAGGCAGTTTTAAAGACCTGTGAGGAAGCGGGAACCGATTTCGCTCAAGCAGTCAAAAAAGCTCGCAAAAGCAGACAACCGAAAACTAATGTTAACCAATCCCAAAGCGATCGGCGATCGCAGTCCCTGGGACGTTTGGTGGGTTCTCTCTGTATCGTCACCTGCGAATTGGGGGAATTGCGCGGCGCCATGTTAGCCTCTTGGGTGTCGCAAGCGACGTTCACACCCCCCGGATTGACTATTGCCGTGGCGAAAGAACGAGCGATCGAGTCTCTGCTTTATAGCGGTACGCCTTTTGTCCTTAATATCCTCCAAGAAGGTCAACATTTGGCTTTAATGAAGCATTTTCTTAAACCTTTTTCCCCCGGAGAAGATCGTTTTGCTCATATCGAAACCACTAAAGCTGAAAACGGTGGGCCGATTCTGGCCGAAGCGCTCGCTTATCTGGAATGTCGGGTAGAACAACGAATGGAGTGTGGTGATCATTGGCTGATTTATGCGATCGCAGAAAAAGGCAGGGTTTTACACCAGGGTTTAACCGCCATCCATCATCGCAAATCTGGCAGTTATTATTAA
- a CDS encoding DUF3368 domain-containing protein, which yields MIVSNATPLIAFARIGQLGLLQEIVKSIIIPKAVALEISTYDQDKTGSIDLLREQWISVREIASQQQVSLLLPTLDRGESEVIVLALEQKASLVLIDELAARQVCKSLNIPITGSIGILIKAKQLGKIAAVKPYIETMQQQGI from the coding sequence ATGATTGTAAGTAACGCTACTCCCCTCATCGCTTTTGCGCGAATTGGTCAACTCGGTCTTTTACAAGAAATAGTTAAAAGCATCATTATTCCTAAGGCGGTAGCTCTTGAAATCAGCACTTACGATCAAGACAAAACTGGCTCGATCGATCTATTACGAGAACAGTGGATTTCTGTCCGAGAAATCGCCTCTCAACAGCAGGTTTCCTTACTATTACCGACTCTGGATCGAGGAGAATCAGAAGTCATCGTCCTTGCACTAGAACAAAAAGCCTCTTTAGTGCTTATCGATGAATTAGCTGCTCGTCAGGTATGTAAATCTCTCAATATTCCAATTACAGGTTCGATCGGTATTTTAATTAAAGCAAAACAGTTGGGAAAGATCGCTGCAGTCAAACCTTACATAGAAACGATGCAACAACAAGGCATATAA
- a CDS encoding UPF0175 family protein produces MKNEILNLEFSPDVLAALKIGIDELGQEIKLLAAIYYFQEKRLSLGKAAELARINRLEFMDILSKKGIVLFDYDESALAVELKGIEKLEPDDCK; encoded by the coding sequence ATGAAAAATGAAATATTAAATCTAGAATTTTCTCCCGATGTTCTTGCCGCTTTAAAAATAGGAATTGATGAACTCGGTCAAGAAATTAAACTTCTGGCCGCTATTTATTATTTTCAAGAAAAGCGACTTTCTTTAGGAAAAGCGGCGGAATTAGCGAGAATTAATCGCCTAGAATTTATGGATATTTTGTCTAAAAAAGGGATTGTATTGTTTGATTATGACGAATCGGCGTTAGCGGTTGAATTAAAGGGAATAGAAAAACTGGAGCCTGATGATTGTAAGTAA